In Gopherus flavomarginatus isolate rGopFla2 chromosome 1, rGopFla2.mat.asm, whole genome shotgun sequence, a single genomic region encodes these proteins:
- the MFNG gene encoding beta-1,3-N-acetylglucosaminyltransferase manic fringe: MRPAWGSQTLRCGGRSSLCLLGFLPWRWKLTVMRRHLLHCLSGAALLLVTMAFLSMRHRGTQEVGRYQRVGDGTSDILEHQAKRFPADVLGDSSKRQELKEPPGPSKVVSSVWRGLELGEVFIAVKTTKRFHQTRLELLLDTWISKAKEQTYVFTDEEDEALQKRMGDHVIFTNCSTEHSHPALSCKMAAEFDAFLASGRSWFCHLDDDNYLNPQALLKLLSSYSPAQDVYIGKPSLNRPIHTSETMLNNQTRSVRFWFATGGAGFCISRRLAIKMAPWASGSNFLSTSELIRLPDDCTVGYIVECKLGGRLLPNMLFHSHLENLQLIPRPQLLQQVTLSYGVFEKKLNTVELAGPFSQHEDPSRFQSLHCLLYPDTSWCPQPV; encoded by the exons ATGAGGCCAGCATGGGGCTCACAGACCCTAAGGTGTGGAGGAAGAAGCTCCCTCTGCCTGCTGGGCTTCTTGCCGTGGCGTTGGAAGTTGACAGTGATGCGTCGGCATCTCCTCCACTGTCTCTCTGGAGCTGCTTTGCTCCTTGTCACCATGGCTTTCCTCTCCATGAGGCATCGTGGCACTCAAGAGGTGGGCCGCTACCAAAGGGTTGGTGATGGGACATCGGATATCCTGGAGCACCAGGCTAAAAGGTTCCCAGCGGATGTGCTGGGAGATAGCAGCAAGAGACAGGAGCTGAAAGAGCCACCAGGCCCGTCCAAGGTGGTCTCTAGTGTGTGGAGAGGCCTGGAGCTTGGAGAGGTTTTCATTGCTGTGAAGACAACCAAGAGGTTCCACCAGACCAGGCTAGAGCTGCTGCTGGACACGTGGATATCCAAGGCAAAAGAGCAG ACCTACGTCTTTACTGACGAAGAAGACGAAGCCCTGCAGAAGAGAATGG GTGACCATGTGATATTCACAAACTGCTCCACAGAGCATAgccacccagccctctcctgcaagATGGCAGCCGAGTTCGATGCATTCTTGGCCAGTGGCCGGAG CTGGTTTTGCCACTTGGATGATGATAACTACCTAAACCCACAGGCCCTCTTGAAGCTCTTGTCTTCCTACTCTCCAGCCCAGGACGTTTACATTGGGAAGCCCAGCCTGAACCGGCCCATCCACACCTCCGAAACAATGCTCAACAATCAGACG AGGTCCGTGCGCTTCTGGTTCGCTACTGGAGGGGCGGGATTCTGCATCAGCCGCAGGCTGGCCATCAAGATGGCACCTTGGGCCAG CGGCAGTAACTTCCTGAGCACCTCGGAGCTCATCCGCCTCCCGGACGACTGCACTGTGGGCTACATTGTTGAGTGCAAACTAGGCGGGCGTCTGCTCCCCAACATGCTCTTCCACTCTCACCTGGAGAACCTgcagctgatccccaggccccagctcctgcagcag GTCACCCTCAGCTATGGTGTCTTCGAGAAGAAACTCAACACTGTTGAGCTGGCCGGCCCCTTCTCCCAGCACGAAGACCCCTCCAG GTTCCAATCCCTTCACTGCCTTCTCTATCCGGACACTTCCTGGTGCCCGCAGCCTGTCTGA